A part of Bacillus rossius redtenbacheri isolate Brsri chromosome 1, Brsri_v3, whole genome shotgun sequence genomic DNA contains:
- the LOC134533047 gene encoding uncharacterized protein LOC134533047, giving the protein MDALRQNNQHGKATSAGNAVQAQQGQGMAALLVMMAVLFFIVGYCCWGAPCCRAFCRRRCCCCRGGGGGAGDLEASPSDIGLSVDRGVVSTPTIILLPYGRMLVVDGSVFAQLQADTHGLDLIELGENVVRAQQRAVPAPPPPASSVTTGSVPSILEVDSETTSKDGCVSPVREGFFPPPTYDSIFGGESPADLPPSYSEILRQLQSFGSAELEHDPDPVPPADSEPVAADDYQPGEIRESRV; this is encoded by the exons ATGGATGCTCTCAGGCAGAACAATCAGCATG GCAAGGCGACGTCCGCCGGCAACGCCGTGCAGGCGCAGCAGGGCCAGGGCATGGCCGCGCTGCTCGTCATGATGGCCGTGCTGTTCTTCATCGTGGGCTACTGCTGCTGGGGCGCGCCGTGCTGCCGCGCCTTCTGCCGCcggcgctgctgctgctgccgcgggggcggcggcggggcCGGCGACCTGGAGGCCTCGCCGTCAGACATCGGGCTGAGCGTGGACCGCGGCGTGGTGTCCACGCCCACCATCATCCTGCTGCCGTACGGCCGCATGCTCGTGGTGGACGGCTCGGTGTTCGCGCAGCTTCAGGCCGACACGCACGGCCTCGACCTCATCGAGCTGGGGGAGaacgtggtgcgcgcgcagcagCGGGCGGTGCCGGCGCCGCCGCCGCCCGCGTCCTCCGTCACGACGGGCAGCGTGCCCAGCATCCTGGAGGTGGACTCGGAGACCACCAGCAAGGACGGCTGCGTGTCGCCCGTGCGCGAGGGCTTCTTCCCGCCGCCCACCTACGACTCCATCTTCGGCGGGGAGAGCCCGGCCGACCTGCCGCCCTCCTACTCGGAGATACTGCGCCAGCTGCAGTCCTTCGGGAGCGCCGAGCTGGAGCACGACCCCGACCCCGTCCCGCCCGCGGACAGCGAACCGGTCGCCGCGGACGACTACCAACCTGGCGAGATACGAGAAAGCAGAGTGTAG